One genomic region from Xylocopa sonorina isolate GNS202 chromosome 8, iyXylSono1_principal, whole genome shotgun sequence encodes:
- the LOC143426471 gene encoding uncharacterized protein LOC143426471 isoform X3 has protein sequence MMTMFGTLVQRLTSPVTSPTSPRRRFKSPSRWEVQSDPEDDPAAPVRKSRAKHLLDKRKSKSRARALNVHSEQVQVCNPGWHDAAFPPIRGTKSLGRLDGMKEVQRLAEYERYLGQEARNLVENGNGSVGSGAVLQRGQLEGDLHRIQELFPGDNLRLHERDVLTTKMKSLIRKRNGGNPGRLTRVLSQKSLNVSNNSPAPKSPPRTFLLETPVQFTTGVQSQDRHLFLFSDLLLIAKARSGGNFKLKQSVRMSELWLTAGHIEDVAETSKSQETSFVLGWPTTNVVATFMTAAARDLWWGRLTELVREESMKEPPDTNIQVVYHDSDTEYCKTIMVGSEMTAAACVNLATRLWDLQGPFQLWARTSADEAPYPLIGHERPFAVKMSNLRHTLSAEEGFDLEHCNKSGHDTCHFILRPIPKSPVKKNKSKITGLLRRSLSLNPSLFGVNLSRLDENGLPKPVLVMLQQLFAKGPFTQGIFRKSANVRIVRELRDQIESTGDPSCLEDAPIIAVAALLKDFLRSLPDPLLTSHLFPLWMESLDTPNPVQTIKNILDRLPKANYTLLSHLICVLHHVARRSKHNLMCASNLGVCCGPSLLWSPNPTVNQSRAIPSLTETLIRHCEVLFGEGVTQLLGEERSDSGAEESTDSLHSGGLSLDSLDLTEPPRKDHMSLSRDSGLTLSDCQLFIPESPVGSEDSAVNASSSSFDKSLTKEDKSTSKSYIRVYGGWEERINGYTTNNHHTSTVEHSFREEKSSIGYPNPNFQRQDWLRAQLKRTPRTKLEEHEHRKDRFDEKDIYGRDYLRQDSMKENVENCKDIYRNSQLDISRDLRSEYERATQQEICTERVSIHNSEQDLTGETALTSSDRYEFKKERFSEFKKVKSELYVNRESPVSQNGSYHSGSDLYEFKKVKSEIYVNKETTRTERYESESSIYGNRDRTSEIYGSRERNDLYSFKQAEAIDLYGDEDEEEERTWPDTPPPLPPRLRHLPPVHMNLEDRHKVAGRSRSLPPPPPYRPPPQPRASVTTRHLGYGRSVVDDESYV, from the exons GTCCAGAGGCTGGCCGAATACGAGAGGTATCTGGGCCAGGAGGCGAGAAACCTCGTGGAGAACGGAAACGGAAGCGTCGGGAGCGGCGCCGTTCTCCAACGTGGACAACTCGAGGGCGATCTCCATCGCATCCAGGAGCTCTTTCCTGGCGATAACCTCCGGCTACACGAACGAGATGTCCTCACCACG AAAATGAAGAGCCTGATCCGCAAGAGGAACGGCGGAAACCCTGGAAGGCTGACGAGAGTGTTGTCGCAGAAATCGTTGAACGTGTCCAATAACTCGCCAGCACCGAAATCACCGCCAAGGACATTCCTCTTGGAGACCCCGGTGCAATTCACCACG GGTGTGCAGTCACAGGACAGACACCTCTTCCTCTTCTCCGACTTGCTACTCATAGCGAAAGCTCGAAGCGGAGGAAACTTTAAGCTGAAGCAATCCGTGAGGATGAGCGAGCTATGGCTGACGGCTGGGCATATAGAGGATGTGGCTGAAACAAGCAAATCTCAGGAAACGAGTTTCGTTCTAGGCTGGCCCACTACGAATGTCGTCGCCACTTTTAT GACTGCTGCAGCGAGGGATCTCTGGTGGGGACGTCTGACCGAGCTGGTACGAGAGGAGAGTATGAAGGAGCCGCCGGACACTAACATTCAAGTCGTGTATCACGACAGTGACACGGAATAC TGTAAGACGATTATGGTAGGATCCGAAATGACGGCGGCAGCTTGCGTGAATCTGGCAACCCGCCTGTGGGATCTCCAGGGACCGTTCCAATTGTGGGCAAGAACGTCCGCTGACGAGGCGCCGTACCCTCTGATCGGACACGAGAGGCCTTTCGCCGTGAAAATGTCGAACCTGCGGCACACCCTGTCCGCGGAAGAAGGTTTCGATCTAGAACATTGTAACAAAAGCGGTCACGACACGTGCCACTTTATCCTCAGGCCGATACCGAAGTCGCCTGTGAAGAAAAACAAGTCCAAGATCACTGGATTGCTCAGGCGATCCCTCTCGTTGAACCCGAGCCTGTTCGGCGTCAATCTGTCCAGACTCGACGAGAACGGATTACCGAAACCTGTGCTGGTGATGCTGCAACAGTTGTTCGCCAAGGGACCGTTCACGCAGGGGATCTTTCGTAAGTCGGCGAACGTTCGAATCGTTCGGGAGCTGCGGGATCAGATCGAATCCACGGGTGACCCCAGTTGTTTGGAGGATGCTCCTATAATAGCAGTGGCAGCGCTGCTGAAGGACTTCCTCAGATCTTTGCCGGATCCTCTGTTGACTTCTCACCTGTTCCCACTTTGGATGGAGAGCTTGGACACTCCGAATCCTGTTCAAACTATCAAGAA CATTTTAGATAGATTGCCCAAAGCGAATTACACCCTattgtcgcatctgatttgcgTTCTACATCACGTGGCGCGACGATCGAAGCACAATCTCATGTGCGCCAGCAATCTGGGCGTCTGTTGCGGACCAAGCTTACTCTGGTCGCCGAATCCGACGGTGAACCAGAGCAGAGCGATCCCTTCGTTGACGGAGACGTTGATTCGTCATTGTGAGGTCCTGTTCGGCGAGGGCGTCACGCAGCTCCTCGGGGAGGAGCGTAGCGATAGCGGCGCCGAAGAGAGTACAGATAGCCTTCACT CAGGTGGGCTTTCCCTGGACAGCCTGGACCTGACGGAACCACCACGCAAGGACCACATGTCTCTCTCGAGAGATAGCGGTCTGACGCTGTCGGATTGTCAGCTGTTCATTCCAGAGTCTCCGGTGGGCTCCGAGGACTCAGCAGTAAACGCATCGTCGTCGAGCTTCGACAAGTCTTTGACTAAAGAGGACAAGTCCACCAGCAAGTCGTACATCCGCGTCTACGGCGGATGGGAGGAGAGAATAAACGGTTACACGACGAACAATCATCATACTAGCACCGTGGAGCACAGTTTCAGGGAGGAGAAGAGCAGCATCGGTTATCCGAACCCGAACTTCCAAAGGCAAGATTGGCTGAGGGCACAGCTGAAGAGGACGCCGAGGACAAAGCTGGAGGAGCACGAGCACCGCAAGGACAGATTCGACGAGAAAGATATATACGGCAGGGATTATCTGAGGCAAGACTCGATGAAGGAGAACGTGGAAAATTGCAAGGACATCTATAGAAACTCGCAGCTGGATATATCGCGAGATCTCAGGTCGGAATACGAGAGAGCTACGCAGCAGGAGATTTGTACAGAGCGGGTCTCGATTCATAATTCGGAGCAGGATTTAACCGGGGAGACGGCGTTGACCAGCAGCGACAGATATGAATTCAAGAAAGAGCGGTTCAGCGAGTTCAAGAAGGTCAAATCGGAGCTGTATGTTAATCGCGAGTCACCAGTCTCGCAGAACGGTAGCTACCATTCCGGGAGCGATCTCTACGAGTTCAAGAAGGTGAAGAGCGAGATATACGTGAACAAAGAGACGACGCGTACCGAGAGATACGAATCGGAGAGCAGCATCTATGGAAATAGGGACAGAACGAGCGAGATATACGGCTCGAGGGAGAGGAACGATTTGTACTCGTTCAAACAGGCAGAGGCGATCGATTTGTACGGTgacgaggacgaggaagagGAGAGAACGTGGCCGGATACACCACCACCACTGCCGCCTAGATTGAGGCATCTGCCGCCGGTGCACATGAATCTGGAGGACAGACACAAAGTGGCAGGAAGGTCAAGGTCTCTGCCGCCACCTCCTCCTTATCGTCCGCCCCCGCAGCCTCGCGCCTCGGTTACCACCAGACATTTAGGATACGGCAGATCCGTCGTTGATGACGAGAGTTACGTttaa